The following are encoded together in the Arcticibacterium luteifluviistationis genome:
- a CDS encoding WecB/TagA/CpsF family glycosyltransferase: protein MRTPYLDVLKRIKPFEFKPGITSFLNPHSFNLIIDDQSTIDGIDQWYVDGISLVQLNNLLMPNKIQRFSFDETSLASFVFNKAKELNLKIALIGTKEELIAAAAKKIELKYNIEIEYYRNGYFSTPEEYEKAFKLINEKKINLIICGMGTPKQESFLINLKKTGWTGYGFTCGGFLHQISDSTDYYPSFYDKLEIRWLYRIFKEPKLIKRYAILYPKFFIKILSEFTRQQLTLYK from the coding sequence ATGAGAACTCCATACTTAGATGTCCTAAAAAGGATTAAACCTTTTGAATTCAAACCCGGCATAACATCTTTTTTAAACCCTCACTCTTTCAATCTAATTATAGATGATCAATCAACAATTGATGGAATTGACCAATGGTACGTGGATGGAATCTCCTTAGTTCAGCTAAATAACTTACTAATGCCAAATAAAATTCAACGATTCAGTTTTGATGAAACGTCTTTGGCCTCATTCGTATTTAATAAAGCAAAAGAATTAAATCTAAAGATTGCTTTAATTGGAACGAAGGAAGAACTGATAGCTGCGGCAGCAAAAAAGATTGAACTGAAGTATAATATCGAAATTGAATATTATCGCAATGGATACTTTTCAACTCCTGAAGAGTACGAAAAGGCTTTTAAGTTGATAAATGAAAAAAAAATCAATCTGATTATATGTGGGATGGGAACCCCAAAACAAGAATCATTCTTAATAAATCTAAAAAAAACAGGTTGGACCGGATATGGTTTTACTTGCGGAGGTTTTTTACATCAAATTTCGGATTCAACGGATTACTATCCTTCGTTTTACGATAAACTCGAAATACGATGGTTATATAGAATATTTAAAGAACCTAAGTTAATTAAAAGGTACGCTATACTTTATCCCAAATTCTTTATTAAAATTCTCTCCGAATTCACCAGACAACAACTTACTCTTTACAAATAA
- a CDS encoding glycosyltransferase, which yields MKIIFVTNSSANGGASKMITFLYNEVKKILPESKIVFIRKEDSQYSNIENAYYLTTSLKSPIAYFKVSKKLYHLIKLEKPDAIISFLPLANILSAYIGKKLGVKYRIASQRNPPQIYGKVVRFFDKFIGSRGFYTSNVCNSQAGLEAFSKYPESYKKNLSVINNCVEPADLSISQEEAREKLGIATDKVVLTCVGRLHDQKNHELLVKTMKHVDNAILYLAGDGPLRHKITNQINLLGVENKIVLLGDLEREQVRLLLRASDIFVIPSKYEGLSNSLIEAMSYGLPIVFSNIPSFTNFLQIDAEDKYAGILANNDEIEWAKAINHLMSENTAMEKYRNLSLLKVADLTPEKMTSRFLKLTNDTKA from the coding sequence ATGAAAATTATATTTGTCACTAATTCCTCAGCAAATGGAGGAGCTTCTAAAATGATAACTTTTTTGTATAACGAAGTCAAGAAAATTCTACCTGAAAGTAAAATTGTATTTATAAGAAAAGAAGACTCTCAATATTCAAATATTGAGAATGCGTACTACCTAACAACCAGCTTAAAATCACCAATAGCCTATTTTAAGGTATCTAAAAAACTTTACCACTTGATAAAGCTAGAAAAACCTGATGCTATTATAAGTTTCTTACCCCTCGCAAATATTCTATCAGCTTATATTGGAAAAAAGCTAGGGGTAAAGTACAGAATAGCTTCACAGCGAAACCCTCCTCAAATCTATGGTAAAGTAGTACGCTTTTTTGATAAGTTTATTGGTTCTAGAGGCTTCTATACCTCCAATGTATGCAACTCTCAAGCAGGACTGGAGGCCTTCTCTAAATATCCTGAATCATATAAAAAGAACCTCTCCGTAATAAATAACTGTGTAGAGCCTGCTGACCTTTCCATTTCTCAAGAAGAAGCAAGAGAAAAGCTCGGCATTGCTACTGACAAAGTAGTTCTTACGTGTGTAGGAAGATTACACGACCAAAAAAATCATGAGTTATTAGTGAAAACCATGAAACACGTAGACAACGCCATCCTCTACTTGGCAGGAGATGGCCCTTTACGGCACAAAATCACAAACCAGATTAACTTACTCGGAGTCGAAAACAAGATAGTCTTACTTGGAGATTTAGAAAGAGAACAAGTACGTCTATTATTGCGTGCCTCCGACATATTTGTAATCCCTTCTAAATATGAGGGATTAAGCAATTCTCTTATTGAAGCCATGTCTTACGGCTTGCCTATAGTATTTAGTAATATTCCGTCTTTTACAAACTTTCTTCAAATAGACGCTGAAGATAAGTACGCAGGTATCTTGGCCAATAACGACGAAATAGAATGGGCTAAAGCTATCAATCATCTTATGTCAGAAAATACTGCCATGGAAAAGTATCGTAATCTCTCCTTACTCAAAGTAGCAGATCTAACGCCTGAAAAAATGACTTCTCGCTTTTTAAAATTAACAAATGATACTAAAGCATAA
- a CDS encoding glycosyltransferase, giving the protein MDTSIKSNLKQKVLFFVNAYSGGAELMTLNIAGFLDPERYEVIFYVIGKDLGRIAKFIPADKTVHLIKVKYFKDFLTTKIFFVLLKEKPQIAFSSLMPINIRLCFASILFFRIKVIIRANNYLHTQSSIQKIRLFLSYHFANKLIVQTDEMNSEHVKILRLNSEKVVTLANPVNTEKIETKLTKATSLFNKSVINYTFVGRISKVKGLDTLLSAFHQVIKKKPNSILHIVGDIEGTFSPYYLELREQASSLGIQNSIIFHGFSTNPYVYMKYADCFILPSRNEGLPNVIIESLYLGTPVVATNSVPVINRLINNGIDGYVVDVDDIDGLAKSMILGPKLGRIKSTYSSATKKDFENLFS; this is encoded by the coding sequence TTGGATACATCAATCAAAAGTAATCTCAAACAAAAAGTGCTTTTTTTCGTAAACGCTTATTCTGGGGGTGCTGAATTAATGACATTAAATATTGCTGGTTTTCTAGACCCCGAACGTTATGAGGTAATCTTCTATGTTATCGGAAAAGACCTAGGACGTATTGCTAAGTTTATACCCGCTGATAAAACGGTTCATCTTATTAAAGTTAAATACTTTAAAGATTTCCTTACCACTAAGATATTCTTCGTTCTCCTTAAAGAGAAGCCGCAAATTGCCTTTTCATCTTTAATGCCAATAAATATAAGGCTCTGCTTTGCCTCAATATTATTCTTTCGTATAAAGGTTATAATTAGAGCAAACAATTACTTACACACACAGTCTTCAATTCAAAAAATACGCTTGTTTCTTTCTTATCACTTTGCAAATAAGCTTATAGTTCAAACTGACGAAATGAATTCTGAGCACGTAAAGATTCTGCGTTTGAACAGTGAAAAAGTGGTAACTTTAGCAAACCCCGTTAATACTGAAAAAATAGAGACCAAGCTTACCAAGGCCACCTCACTATTCAACAAATCTGTTATCAATTACACTTTTGTAGGGAGAATTAGTAAAGTAAAAGGATTAGATACGCTATTAAGTGCTTTTCATCAAGTAATTAAAAAAAAGCCAAACTCAATTCTTCATATCGTTGGCGATATAGAAGGTACTTTTAGCCCTTATTACCTAGAATTAAGAGAGCAAGCTTCGAGCCTTGGGATTCAGAACAGTATTATATTCCATGGATTCAGTACAAACCCCTATGTGTACATGAAATACGCAGATTGCTTTATTCTACCATCACGGAATGAAGGCTTACCAAATGTGATTATTGAATCCCTTTATCTTGGAACGCCAGTAGTTGCCACCAATTCAGTTCCAGTAATCAACAGACTTATTAATAACGGGATAGATGGATATGTGGTAGATGTAGATGACATTGACGGTCTTGCCAAATCAATGATATTAGGTCCAAAATTGGGAAGAATAAAATCCACATATTCATCAGCAACAAAAAAAGATTTCGAAAACTTATTTAGTTAA
- a CDS encoding serine O-acetyltransferase has protein sequence MIQSKKEYLEYLTEDKNSLGIKTNWKTPIKELIAPNYIWKFQKKLRKLEYYKNSRTDFLGKLYGSFLKIRFRKYSLRMGFSIPINVFGPGLAIVHYGTIVINDKAKIGKNCRIHANTNIGASGGSKKAPQIGNNVYIGPGAKIFGDITIGNNIAIAANSSVNKSFNEDGIMLAGSPAKRIKEIDIKNIIPNSNI, from the coding sequence ATGATCCAATCCAAGAAGGAGTATTTAGAATATCTTACTGAAGATAAGAATTCCTTAGGTATTAAAACCAATTGGAAAACGCCAATTAAGGAACTAATTGCTCCAAATTATATCTGGAAATTTCAAAAGAAATTACGCAAGCTAGAATATTATAAAAATAGTAGAACCGATTTTTTGGGAAAGCTATATGGAAGTTTCCTTAAAATTAGATTTAGAAAATACTCCTTGAGGATGGGCTTTTCAATTCCAATTAATGTTTTTGGACCGGGTTTAGCCATTGTTCATTATGGAACAATTGTTATTAACGATAAAGCGAAAATTGGAAAGAATTGTAGAATCCACGCCAACACAAATATTGGAGCCTCAGGTGGAAGCAAAAAAGCTCCACAAATAGGCAATAATGTCTACATAGGCCCAGGTGCGAAAATATTTGGAGATATTACTATTGGAAATAACATAGCAATTGCTGCCAATTCTTCTGTAAATAAGAGTTTTAATGAAGATGGTATTATGCTAGCAGGTTCCCCAGCAAAGCGAATCAAAGAAATTGATATCAAAAATATAATACCCAACTCCAACATTTAA
- a CDS encoding glycosyltransferase family 4 protein, producing the protein MKLIFDLTKTQPINGAKFHGGGKYGEIVFKALIKKSPNIIAYYNSKNWLNPLIKSACSDYNILMIDCNNLTLKTAAKEHKAVIYSPILEKDISIIGEDITYIATIHGLRVLEMPFDKYKVAYKETKFSFPYHFHYQWKAKSEFNSARERYRKILKQNNLHFITVSEHSKGSLLSFIPSLKEEQLQVFYSPSTIESSLATSIEKNREKYYLLVSGNRWIKNSIRALKAFDEIFSERPNFEGKVIVTGIKQPKILQKQIKNHSRFEFLDYVEESMLRSLYRDAYLFVYPSLNEGFGYPPLEAMAQGTPVIASAIASIPEVCGEAALYFNPLITSEIKMRILQMENENTRKRFMSKALNQSNVIQKKQQEDLDRFSEYLLSFIQKNDTITKNSK; encoded by the coding sequence ATGAAGCTAATATTTGATTTAACAAAAACACAACCAATAAATGGGGCCAAATTTCATGGTGGTGGTAAGTATGGGGAAATAGTTTTTAAGGCACTAATAAAAAAGTCTCCTAATATCATAGCCTACTATAATTCAAAAAATTGGCTCAATCCCCTTATTAAAAGTGCTTGTTCAGATTATAACATTTTAATGATTGATTGTAATAACCTAACCTTAAAAACTGCCGCTAAAGAGCATAAGGCTGTTATTTATAGCCCTATATTAGAAAAAGATATTTCTATCATTGGAGAGGATATAACCTACATAGCCACTATCCATGGTTTAAGAGTACTAGAGATGCCCTTTGATAAGTATAAAGTAGCCTACAAAGAAACTAAATTTAGCTTTCCATACCATTTTCACTATCAATGGAAAGCTAAAAGCGAGTTTAACTCAGCAAGAGAACGATATAGAAAAATTTTAAAACAGAACAATCTCCATTTCATAACAGTATCTGAACATTCAAAAGGCTCCCTTTTATCCTTTATTCCAAGTTTAAAAGAGGAGCAATTACAAGTATTTTACTCACCGTCTACCATAGAGTCTTCATTAGCTACAAGCATAGAAAAAAATAGAGAAAAGTACTATTTACTTGTGAGTGGAAATAGATGGATAAAAAATTCGATAAGAGCTTTAAAAGCCTTTGATGAGATATTTTCTGAAAGACCTAATTTCGAGGGAAAAGTTATAGTAACGGGAATTAAACAACCCAAAATACTTCAAAAGCAGATAAAAAATCATTCCAGATTTGAATTCTTAGATTATGTAGAAGAAAGCATGCTGAGATCCTTGTACAGAGATGCTTACCTCTTCGTATACCCTTCTTTAAACGAGGGATTTGGCTACCCTCCTTTAGAAGCTATGGCACAAGGTACTCCTGTAATTGCATCTGCAATAGCCTCCATTCCTGAAGTATGCGGAGAAGCAGCCCTATATTTTAACCCTTTAATAACGAGTGAAATTAAAATGAGAATTTTGCAAATGGAAAACGAAAATACCCGCAAGCGATTCATGTCAAAAGCTTTGAACCAATCAAATGTAATACAAAAAAAGCAGCAAGAAGACTTGGATAGATTCTCTGAATACCTACTCTCTTTTATTCAAAAAAATGATACAATTACAAAAAACTCCAAATAG
- a CDS encoding serine O-acetyltransferase: MIKTKEDLNSYLKEDLKHFDNLNLVSLWFRGSESLPIVAFITFLRHYEYHFNNNRKSPISLIKKEFWRFLYRHAQLKYSLYVGVNVADAGLNLVHPGFRHLMKVGKIGKNCTILPMVLIGKKKPNTDSKISIGDNCYISTGATLLTPLNIGDNVIIGAGAVVTKDIPDNCTVAGIPAKIIVNKDNSID; the protein is encoded by the coding sequence ATGATTAAAACTAAAGAAGATTTAAACTCCTATTTAAAAGAGGATTTAAAGCATTTCGACAATTTAAACCTTGTCAGTCTCTGGTTTAGAGGAAGCGAAAGCCTACCTATTGTTGCTTTCATTACCTTCTTAAGACATTATGAGTATCATTTCAACAATAATCGTAAAAGTCCTATTTCACTAATCAAAAAAGAATTCTGGCGTTTTCTATATAGACACGCTCAATTGAAGTACTCCTTGTACGTAGGTGTTAACGTAGCCGATGCTGGCTTAAACCTCGTACACCCTGGTTTTAGACATTTAATGAAAGTTGGTAAGATTGGAAAAAACTGTACAATCTTACCCATGGTTTTAATTGGCAAAAAGAAACCTAACACGGACAGTAAAATTTCAATTGGAGATAATTGTTATATAAGTACTGGAGCCACTCTTCTAACACCTTTAAACATTGGAGATAATGTAATCATCGGTGCTGGAGCTGTAGTAACTAAAGATATACCAGATAACTGTACTGTAGCAGGTATTCCTGCAAAAATTATAGTAAACAAGGACAACTCGATTGATTAA
- a CDS encoding acyltransferase family protein, with translation MKYLNFFNGLRGLLCIWVVLFHYTTRYAELYGGTFTFSYNNGGKVGVCIFFLISGYLTLLTVDKYHRNGGLLWLKNKILRLYPAYLISCLFIFPFLFYFKLEGRYDIAFIDLLKDILILPYVSGKIEGAHWYVFALVKFYFTFSIIAKFKLQDSLWFYITILFLTVTQAFLKRQELLPLFNLNFLLFSFFNIQIIAGLLLYKALKTPRKYLLLFMVYVLLLAFKIHLFYIPLIIALLYFLISNQSNLTRIKGFLEYPILQKLGSVSYIWYLIHQNIGYILIKKQISVSISKEIVPYTTMIATLIVAQVSYLSRSPYIKAINFK, from the coding sequence ATGAAATACTTGAATTTTTTTAACGGCCTAAGAGGTCTTCTATGTATATGGGTTGTCCTTTTTCATTATACCACAAGATATGCTGAGCTGTACGGAGGAACCTTCACTTTTTCATATAATAATGGTGGAAAAGTAGGAGTGTGTATATTTTTTCTAATATCTGGATATTTAACCTTACTTACAGTTGATAAGTACCATAGGAATGGCGGGCTACTATGGCTAAAAAACAAGATATTAAGACTATATCCAGCCTATTTAATATCCTGTCTCTTCATCTTCCCTTTTCTCTTTTATTTTAAACTTGAAGGTAGATACGACATTGCGTTTATTGACTTGCTTAAGGATATTCTAATATTACCATACGTTTCCGGAAAAATTGAAGGAGCACATTGGTATGTCTTTGCTTTAGTAAAATTCTATTTCACTTTTTCCATAATAGCAAAGTTCAAACTACAAGACTCGCTATGGTTTTATATTACCATCCTTTTTCTAACAGTTACACAAGCATTTCTTAAAAGACAGGAACTCCTACCTCTATTCAATTTAAATTTCCTTCTTTTTTCATTTTTCAACATACAAATAATTGCCGGGTTACTCCTTTACAAGGCATTAAAAACTCCTCGTAAGTACCTCCTACTATTTATGGTATATGTTTTACTATTAGCTTTTAAAATTCACCTGTTCTACATACCCCTTATTATTGCCCTACTATATTTCCTAATATCTAATCAAAGTAATCTAACTAGAATCAAAGGGTTTTTAGAATACCCTATACTTCAAAAACTAGGGAGTGTCTCTTATATCTGGTATCTGATTCATCAAAACATAGGATATATTTTAATCAAAAAACAGATAAGTGTAAGTATCTCTAAGGAAATAGTACCATACACAACAATGATAGCTACTTTGATAGTTGCACAAGTGTCATACTTATCTAGAAGTCCCTATATCAAAGCTATTAATTTCAAATAA
- a CDS encoding acyltransferase, producing MKKISSRISKWITGLLPLEKQAKLAGVKIGVNNFIASKFWGSEPYLIEIGNNCSITDGVKLFTHGGARAVRKQHPKFDCFGKVAIGNYVYIGTNSLIMPGVSIGDNVLVAAGSVVSKSIPSGYVVGGNPAKIICKLEKYIENNLQYNQNSKGLSGADKKALLLSAPNEKFITKNYMLLK from the coding sequence ATGAAGAAAATAAGCTCACGAATTTCTAAATGGATTACAGGATTATTACCCTTAGAAAAGCAAGCAAAACTAGCAGGGGTTAAAATAGGTGTAAATAATTTTATAGCTTCAAAATTCTGGGGTTCTGAACCATATTTAATTGAAATCGGAAACAATTGCTCAATAACTGATGGCGTAAAACTATTTACACATGGTGGAGCACGAGCTGTCCGAAAACAACATCCAAAGTTTGATTGCTTCGGAAAGGTTGCTATCGGCAATTATGTTTACATAGGTACAAACTCCTTGATTATGCCTGGAGTGTCTATTGGAGACAATGTACTGGTTGCTGCTGGTAGTGTAGTTAGCAAATCAATCCCTTCAGGATATGTAGTAGGAGGAAATCCAGCTAAAATAATCTGTAAGCTTGAAAAATATATTGAGAACAACCTACAATATAACCAAAACTCAAAAGGCCTATCGGGAGCTGATAAAAAGGCATTGCTTTTATCAGCTCCTAATGAAAAATTTATAACTAAGAATTATATGTTATTAAAGTAA
- a CDS encoding NAD-dependent epimerase/dehydratase family protein, giving the protein MSKILITGSAGFIGYHLAEVLLKRGENVVGIDSINDYYDPKLKYARLSNSGIEESSITWHSAVQSSKYENYKFVRMHLEDKDELFELFEKEKFDIVINLAAQAGVRYSITHPYSYLQSNLIGFINILEASRNNAIKHLVYASSSSVYGQNDKVPFSEEDRVDNPISLYAATKRSNELMAHSYSKLYNIPCTGLRFFTVYGPWGRPDMAPMLFAKAISNDNEIKVFNNGDLMRDFTFIEDIVSGTVLAADSIPQPTEESKDVPYKIYNIGCSSPVKLMDFIQEIEDALGKDAKKVFLPMQAGDVYKTYADTSKLEKEVGYKPTVSLHQGIQNFISWYTSNENPIK; this is encoded by the coding sequence ATGTCAAAAATATTAATAACAGGAAGTGCGGGTTTTATAGGGTATCACCTTGCTGAAGTACTACTTAAAAGAGGAGAAAACGTAGTAGGAATAGATAGCATCAATGATTATTACGATCCTAAATTAAAGTACGCACGCCTCTCAAACAGTGGTATTGAAGAGTCTTCCATAACATGGCATTCTGCAGTGCAAAGTAGTAAATATGAAAACTACAAATTTGTAAGAATGCACCTAGAGGACAAAGACGAATTATTTGAACTTTTCGAAAAGGAAAAGTTCGATATAGTTATAAACTTAGCAGCACAAGCAGGTGTGAGGTATTCAATAACGCACCCTTACTCCTATTTACAAAGCAACCTTATTGGCTTCATTAATATTCTTGAAGCCTCTAGAAATAATGCCATCAAACATTTAGTATACGCATCTTCCAGTTCCGTTTATGGCCAAAACGACAAAGTTCCATTTTCTGAAGAAGACCGTGTAGATAATCCTATCAGTTTATATGCAGCCACTAAGCGTTCTAATGAACTAATGGCACATAGTTATAGTAAACTCTATAATATCCCATGTACAGGTTTGAGATTCTTCACAGTGTATGGCCCTTGGGGAAGACCAGATATGGCACCTATGTTATTTGCCAAAGCCATCTCTAATGATAATGAAATTAAGGTCTTTAATAATGGTGATTTAATGCGAGACTTCACTTTTATAGAAGATATAGTAAGCGGTACGGTACTGGCAGCTGACAGTATTCCTCAGCCCACAGAAGAATCAAAAGACGTACCCTATAAAATTTATAACATAGGCTGCTCTTCTCCTGTAAAGCTTATGGATTTCATACAGGAAATTGAAGACGCTTTGGGTAAAGATGCAAAAAAAGTGTTCTTACCAATGCAAGCTGGTGATGTTTATAAAACCTACGCAGACACTTCAAAACTTGAAAAAGAAGTTGGTTACAAACCAACAGTTTCCTTACATCAAGGAATTCAAAACTTCATTTCATGGTATACCTCAAACGAGAATCCTATAAAGTAA
- a CDS encoding GumC family protein, translated as MNNEVNIWQDQEDDFDLRNFVFKYLRYWYWFVLSLIICLSSAYLYLKYSTPIYEISATLLVKDEDKGMSSGMDMMEELDIMSGSKLVENEMEVLRSRYLVEKVVDELNLTVSYWREGSVRDVELHTASPIKINATELTLFANQNPLFIKQLDSSKYAMLDENKNIMGEFLYSDRVDSPYGSLRVFQADSSLRTKSSRYDSNEPIKVLFTNRDALVTRIIEGLGIELITQKSTVIKLSSENALPEKGKLIMHKLLDEYAFASLEDKNREATSTLNFIEDRLKLITSELGDVEQDVEQYRRSAGITDLSTEANLFLEKVKDNDTKLNEVNIQLKVMEGVERYLASNQIGNISPSTLMVSDPVLTGYISQLSNLELEREQLSRSTTASNPFLETVTTQMTNIKQAIRENLRNQKAGLQVTQSSLQALNSRLEGAISTIPRKEREYVEIKRQASIKENLYLLLLKKREETALSYASTVTDSRVVDFPYTSNLPIKPKKKIVALLGLLIGLIIPVGVINIKELMTNTVQSKKEIEDKVGLTILGEIGEKSADDKGEILDVHSRSFVSEQVRMIRSNMQYIFAGNEAEKCKTILITSSTGGEGKSFATANIAASLGLLEKKVVILGLDLRKPKIHEYLDVNNVKGISTYLISKAEEADLIEPTKMANVYMIPSGPIPPNPSELIANGRLEQLIEVLKSSFDYILIDTPPTSLVTDAELMAPLADTCFYLIRHEKTPKVFLSHIKNLKEKGTFKSLNLIFNAVNYKNSQDYGYGYGYGYGYGQAYGKSKKTTISQKLKNIFKS; from the coding sequence ATGAATAACGAAGTAAATATTTGGCAAGATCAAGAAGACGATTTTGATCTACGGAACTTTGTTTTTAAATACCTCCGTTATTGGTATTGGTTTGTATTGTCACTCATCATTTGTTTAAGCAGTGCCTATCTCTATTTAAAGTACAGCACGCCCATTTACGAAATCTCCGCCACCTTACTCGTTAAAGACGAAGACAAGGGAATGTCTTCCGGCATGGATATGATGGAAGAGTTAGACATCATGAGCGGCAGTAAGCTGGTAGAAAACGAGATGGAGGTCTTACGTTCTCGTTACCTCGTAGAAAAAGTGGTGGATGAACTTAACCTTACCGTGAGCTATTGGCGTGAAGGCAGCGTAAGAGATGTAGAGCTTCATACCGCATCACCCATTAAGATCAATGCTACAGAGCTCACATTGTTTGCAAACCAAAATCCACTTTTCATTAAACAATTGGATAGCTCTAAATATGCAATGCTCGATGAAAACAAAAACATCATGGGCGAATTCTTGTATTCCGACAGAGTAGATAGCCCGTATGGCTCCTTAAGAGTATTTCAGGCGGATTCTAGCCTACGAACTAAATCATCAAGGTATGACAGTAACGAACCCATCAAAGTACTATTTACCAATAGAGACGCCTTAGTGACTAGAATAATAGAAGGATTAGGGATAGAATTAATTACTCAAAAAAGTACAGTCATTAAGCTAAGTTCTGAAAATGCTCTACCTGAAAAAGGAAAGCTTATCATGCATAAGCTCTTGGATGAATACGCTTTTGCCTCTTTAGAAGATAAAAATAGAGAAGCTACCAGTACCTTAAACTTTATAGAAGATAGATTAAAACTTATCACCTCCGAACTGGGTGATGTAGAGCAAGATGTGGAACAGTACCGTCGCTCTGCGGGCATCACCGACCTAAGTACCGAAGCCAATCTCTTCTTAGAAAAAGTAAAAGACAATGACACCAAACTCAATGAGGTTAACATACAGCTAAAAGTCATGGAAGGTGTGGAAAGATACTTAGCTTCTAACCAGATAGGAAATATTTCACCTTCTACCTTAATGGTAAGTGACCCTGTCCTTACAGGCTATATCAGTCAATTGTCTAATTTGGAATTAGAGCGTGAGCAACTTTCTAGAAGTACCACTGCTTCCAATCCCTTTTTAGAAACAGTCACCACCCAAATGACTAATATAAAGCAGGCGATTAGAGAGAACTTAAGAAATCAAAAAGCTGGACTTCAAGTAACGCAAAGTAGCTTACAGGCCTTAAATTCTAGACTAGAAGGAGCCATCAGCACCATCCCAAGAAAAGAAAGAGAGTACGTAGAAATTAAAAGGCAAGCAAGTATTAAAGAAAACCTTTACTTATTGCTTTTAAAGAAAAGAGAAGAAACAGCACTCTCCTATGCCAGTACGGTAACAGATAGTCGTGTAGTAGACTTTCCTTATACTTCTAACCTGCCCATCAAACCAAAAAAGAAAATAGTGGCCTTATTAGGGCTTTTAATAGGTTTAATCATTCCAGTCGGAGTTATTAATATAAAAGAGCTCATGACCAATACGGTGCAGAGTAAAAAAGAAATAGAAGACAAGGTTGGTTTAACCATTTTGGGAGAAATAGGCGAAAAATCAGCCGATGATAAAGGCGAAATACTGGATGTGCACAGTCGCTCCTTTGTGTCGGAGCAGGTTAGAATGATACGCTCCAACATGCAATACATTTTTGCGGGAAATGAAGCCGAAAAATGTAAAACAATCTTAATTACCTCCTCTACTGGGGGAGAAGGAAAAAGCTTTGCTACCGCCAATATAGCTGCATCTTTAGGACTACTGGAAAAGAAAGTGGTGATACTAGGCTTAGACTTAAGAAAACCAAAAATACATGAGTACTTAGATGTAAATAATGTTAAGGGAATTTCGACATACCTAATTAGTAAAGCAGAAGAAGCCGATTTGATTGAACCAACAAAAATGGCCAACGTATACATGATTCCGTCAGGCCCTATTCCTCCTAACCCATCAGAGCTTATTGCCAATGGTAGATTAGAACAACTGATAGAGGTACTGAAGTCTTCCTTCGACTATATCTTGATAGATACTCCACCCACCTCTCTAGTTACAGATGCCGAACTTATGGCACCCTTAGCTGATACATGTTTCTATCTCATTAGGCATGAGAAAACACCAAAGGTATTTTTAAGTCATATTAAAAACCTTAAAGAAAAAGGAACGTTCAAAAGCCTTAACCTAATCTTTAACGCAGTGAATTATAAAAACTCTCAGGACTACGGATATGGTTATGGTTATGGTTATGGTTATGGCCAAGCTTATGGCAAGTCAAAAAAAACAACCATAAGCCAAAAGTTAAAGAATATATTTAAATCGTAA